The Deltaproteobacteria bacterium DNA window CAGTCCTTGCGTTGCACGGCTGCAGCGAGGACGGTCTGCGGGCCGACTTCGAGGCGGCCGAGCTGGCGCTCGCCGGGGGCCGTTACATCGAGGCCGAACGGCTGTACCGGCGCATCGTAAAGGAGGACCCGGCCGGGCCCCTGGCCCCCAAGAGCCAATACAGGCTGGGCTTCATATACGACCACTACCTCGACGACGCCTCGAGGGCGCTCGACGCCTACGAGGTCCTGCTCGGCTCCTACCCCGGGAGCCCGGAGGCCGCGGAGGCGAGGGGCCGGCGGGCTGAACTCTACTCGCGGCTCGGCGCTCACCGCAAGGCTATAGAGGACTACCAGGTCCTCAAAGAGCTCGCCCGGGGGCCGGGAAAGGCCGACTACCAGTTCCGCATAGCCATGGAGTATCTGAAGATGAACGACCTGAGGCAGGCGAGGATCGAGCTCGGCGAGATAGTGAAGGCCGACCCGGCGAGCGAGCTTGCGCCGCGGGTCTACTTCCACACGGCCTCGACCTACTACATCGAGGGCGAGCTTGCAAGGGCCGTGGAGAACTACGAGAGGGTGATGAGGGACTTTCCCGACGACCCCCTGGCGCTGGAGGCGGCCATCGGCATGGCCGCGGCCCTGGAGGAATCGGGGGACCTGGAGGGGGCGCTCCGGATGCTGCGCTCCGTGGAGAAGCGCTATCCGAACAGCGGGGTCGTCACGACACGGATAGGGCGCATCGAGAAGCGACTCGGCAAGAGGCCGGGGAGCAAGGCTGAGAAGGGCCGCCGGCGGCGGTGAGCGGGATCTGCCGATGAAGAACAGTTCGGACCTCAACGACGTGAAGGTGAGCGTGCTCGGCGCCGGGAGCTGGGGCACCACACTGGCCGACCTCCTGGGCCGAAAGGGCCTCAGGACGACGCTCTGGGTGAGAGAGGCTGAGCTTCTCGAGACGATGGAGAAGACGGGCGAGAACGAGATATTTCTGCCGGGCGTTAAGATTTCGGAGAACGTGCTGCCCACGGGCTCCCTCGAGGTGGCCTGCCGGGCCCCTCTCATCGTCTGCGCCGTGCCCACCCACGGCGCAAGGGAGGTCTTCAAGGAAGCGGCCCGCTTCATCTCCGACCCCGAGACGGTCATCGTGAGCGCCTCCAAGGGCATAGAGGAGGAGACGGGCATGAGGGTGAGCGAGATCATGGCCGACATGCTCCCGCCGGTCCGGGCCGTCGTGGTGCTCTCGGGACCGAGCTTCGCAAGGGAGGTCGCCATGGGAAAGCCCACGGCCCTGTGCGCGGCGTCGGCGAACACGGAGGCGGCCCTGCTCGTGCAGAAGACCTTCAGCACCGACTGCTTCAGGGTGTACACAAACAGCGACGTAACCGGGGTGGAGCTGGGCGGCGCCCTGAAGAACATCATCGCCATAGCCTCGGGCATATGCGGGGGGCTGGGGCTGGGCCCCAACGCCAGGGCGGCGCTCATAACGCGGGGACTCGCCGAGATGACGCGCCTGGGCACGGCCCTGGGCGCAAGGGCCGAGACGTTCTCGGGCCTGTCGGGGCTGGGTGATCTGGTGCTCACCTGCACCGACGAGATGAGCCGCAACTACACGGTGGGACTCAGAGTGGGCCGGGGCGAGAAGCTCTGGACCATCATGTCGGAGATGAAGATGGTGGCCGAGGGAGTGCGCACATCGCGGGCCGTGAAGACGCTCGCCGAGCGCCACGGCGTGGAGATGCCGATAACCGGCGAGGTGTGCAGCGTCCTCTACGAGGACAAGGACCCCCGCAAGGCGGTAATGGAGCTCATGACGCGCAGGCTGCGCCGGGAGTAGGCCGGCGTCGGGGGGAGGCGGAGGAGAAGAGATGTACCGACGGGCGCCCTCGCAGGCCGCGGTGACGGCCCTTGCTCTCCTCGGCCTGCTTTGCGGTGCCGGGGCGCAGGGCGCCGACCCCTACGAGAAGGTTAGGGCCCTCATGGTGGAGCGCCAGATCGAGGCCCGCGGCATCAAGGACAGGCGCGTGCTCGAGGCCATGGCCACGGTGCCGCGCCACGAGTTCGTGCCCGAGACCTACCGCGACGAGGCCTACGCCGACCACCCCCTGCCCATAGGAGAGGGCCAGACGATCTCGCAGCCCTACGTCGTCGCCCTCATGACCGAGCTCCTCGATCTCAAGGGCGGGGAGAAGGTGCTCGAGATAGGCACGGGCTCGGGCTACCAGGCCGCCGTGCTCGCCGCCGTCACGGAGAGGGTCTACACCATGGAGATCCGCGCCGCCCTGGCCAAGGAGGCGGCCGCAAGGCTCGAGCGCCTGGGCTACAGGCAGGTGCGCACACGGCTCGGCGACGGCTACTACGGCTGGCCCGAGGAGGCGCCGTTCGACGCCATCATAGTGACGGCGGCGGCCAACCACGTCCCCCCGCCGCTGCTGGCCCAGCTCAAGGAGGGAGGACGGCTCGTCATCCCCATAGGCTCGACGAGGTACTACCAGACGCTCACGCGCATAACCAGGGTCGAGGGCGAATTCGAGGTGGAGCACGTAACGAGCGTCATGTTCGTGCCCATGGTGGGGGCGGCGCAGAAACAGCGCCCCTGACGGCGGCGCCATAATGCACCAGGAACGCATAGCCATAGAGAGCCCGGCGGCGGCGCTGCGCGCCATCTCACGCCTTGAGATGCCCTTTGCCTGCCGCTGCCAGGCCGAGGGGGCCGGCGGCCCGCTCGTGCTGCTCGGCGCCGAACCCTACATGGTCCTGAGCTGCGACGGCCGCGGCACAAGACTCTCCGGCGCGCGGGACGGACTCTTCGCCGACCCCTTCTCGGCTCTCTCCGCGATCATCGCCGACCACGCCCCCCTTCCAGAAGCAGAAGGCCCCTTCCCATTCAACGGCGGGGCCTTCGGCTACTTCTCCTACGACCTGAAGGACCTTGTCGAGCCCTCCCGCCGCCCCGCCTCCCAGCCCGCCGCCTCACAGGCGGTCGAACTCGCCGCCGCGGGGCTACCCCGCGCGCTCCTCGGCTTCTACGATCCCGTGATAGTATGGGAGGAAGAGACACGGCGGGCGTGGGCCGTATCCTACCAGACGCAAGGCTGGCAGGGCAGGCTCGAAAGACTCAGGGAGGCCCTCTCTCTCGGCGGGCCGGAGCCCGGAGCCCTGCGGCCCTCGCGGTTCTGTCTCTCCGACTTTACGCGCGAGGGCTACATGGAAGCCGTCGAAAGGGCCATAGACTACATAGCGGCGGGCGACATATACCAGGTGAACCTCTCGCAGCGGCTCGTACTCGAGTGGAGCGCTCCGGCGCTGCGCGCCTTCGAGGCCCTCGGCGGCACGGACGGCGCGCCGTTTTCGGCATACCTCGACGCCGGCCCCTTCCAGGTGGTCTCTAACTCGCCGGAGCTTCTTTTGCGTGTAAGGGGGCGCAGGGCGGAGACACGGCCCATAAAGGGGACGCGGCGCAGGGGAGCGGACCGCCGGGCCGACAGGGCCATGGTCGATGAGCTGAGAAACAGCCCCAAGGAGCGGGCCGAGCACGTCATGATAGTGGACCTGGAGCGTAACGACCTCGGCAGGGTCTGCGAGCCCGGGACGGTGCGCGTGCGCTCCTTCGGGCGCATAGAGACCTTCCCCGGCCTCCACCACATGGTCTCGGTAGTCGAGGGGAGGCTGAGAGAGGGCGTCGACTCGGCACAGTGCCTGCGCAACGTCTTTCCCGGCGGCTCCATAACGGGGGCGCCCAAGATCAGGGCCATGGAGATAATCGACGAGCTCGAGCCCACGCCCAGGGAACTCTACACGGGAGCCGTCGGATGGTGCGACCTCTCGGGCGACATGGAGCTGGCCATGGCCATACGGACGGCGGTGGTCAAGGACGGGCTCATGTACCTCGGTGTGGGCGGCGCGGTCGTTGCCGACTCCGACCCCGCCTGCGAATACGACGAAACGATCCTCAAGGCCGCCGGCTTCCTCGCGGTGGCCGGTGTGAACGATGGGCTACGCATACGTAAACGGTGAGATGGTGCCCGCGGAGAAGGCCGCGGTCAGCGTCTTCGACCGGGGCTTCCTCTACGGCGACGGCCTCTTCGAGACGATGAAGGCCTATGACGGCCGCGTCTTCCTCTTCAGGGAACACATGGAGAGGCTGCGCCGCGGCGCCGTGGCGCTTGGCATAAGCACCTCGCCTCTGAAGGGGCTCCGCCGCGCGGCGGCCGAGCTCATGGAGCGTAACGGCCTCGTGCGCGGCGAGGCCCGCCTGCGGGTCACCCTCACCCGCGGCGTATTCGACGGCGGACACGGCCCCGTCGGGAGGACGAGGCCCACCGTCGTCCTCACGGCCGGGGCGCTCGACGACGGGGCGCTCTCGCGGCTTCGGCGCCGCGGCGTAAGGGCCGTGCTCGCCTCGGTGCCGGCGCCGCCGCTTGCGGCGTTCAAGACGCTAAACTACCTCCCCTGCGTCATGGCCAAGGCCGGGGCCCGGCGCGCCGGCGCCTTCGAGGCCCTCTTCACGACGGCCGACGGCCGCCTCACCGAAGGCACATCGACAAACCTCTTCATCGCAAGGGACGGAACCCTCTTGACGCCGCCGCCCGAGTCGGGCCTGCTGCCCGGCATAACACGCCGCGCCGTCATGGAGATGGCCGGGGAGGCCGGCATATCCGTCGTCGAGGCCGACCTGCGCAGCCGCGACCTCTACGAGGCCGACGAGGCGATGCTCACGAACTCGATAATAGAGGTGGTGCCGCTCGTGGCCGTCGGGGACCGGCCGATCGGCACTGGCGCTCCCGGCGACCTCACACGCCTGGTACAGTCGCTCTACAGCGCGGCGCTCAGCCGACTCGCCTCCCGCCGCCGGGCGGCGGCGCCTTGATTTTCCGGCCGCCATTCGGTATATTTTCCTTATGAAACCGGCAGACGCCAAAGGTCCGGGCGGCGAAAGCGAAGGCGCCGCGGACGGCGGGTCCGGGCACACGAGGTGGACGCCCGAGCTCGATACGCTCGTAGAGGTCGGCAAGGCCGTAACCTCTTCGCTCGACATCACCCATATCCTCAAGGTGGTGATGGAGAAGATAAGCGAGCTCTTCCGTCCCTCCAACTGGTCGCTTCTCCTCCTGGACGAACGCAGCGGCGAACTCACCTTCGAGATAGTCGTGGGCGAAGGGGCCGAAAAGATAAGGGAGCTGAGGCTAAAGCCCGGCGAAGGCATAGCCGGCTGGGTGGCCCGCGAGGGCGTGCCGCTTCTCGTCCCCGACGTGGCCACAGACCCGCGCTTCTGCGGCAAGATCGACAGGCTCGCCGGCTTCTCGACGAAGTCGGTCGTATGCGTGCCCCTGAAGGCAAAGGGCAGGTGCCAGGGCGTAATCGAGCTCATCAACTCGGTGGAGTCCTTCACCGAGGACGACCTGCGCCTGCTCAGCGCGCTCGCCGACTACACGGCCATCGCCATAGAGAACGCCAAGTACCTCGACAAGGTGGAAGAGCTCACCATAACCGACGACCTCACCGGCCTCTACAACACGCGCCACCTCCACAGCTGCCTCGAATACGAGGTCGAGAGGGCGCGGCGCTACGAATACGACGTCTCCATGATATTCCTCGACATCGACAGCTTCAAGTCCATCAACGACCGGTACGGCCACCTCCGCGGCTCGAGGCTTCTGTGCGAGGCCGGCTCTCTCATCAGAAAGAACGTGAGGAGCGCCGACATAGTATGCCGCTACGGCGGCGACGAGTTCGTCGTGCTCCTGCCCCAGACCTCGAAGAAGAACGCCATGGCGGCGGCCGAGAAGCTGCGGGAGGCGCTGCGCAGCCACAGCTTCCTGCGCGGCGACGGCCTGGACTGCCGCATAACGGCCAGCTTCGGCGTGGCCTCGTTCCCGGCCGACGCAAAGGACAAGTACGAGCTCATAAGCCTTGCGGACAGGGCCATGTACAAGATCAAGAACCTGACAAAAGACGGGGTGTCATGTCTTTGAGAAGGCGGCGGCTCATCGGCGCACGGCCGGTCGCCGCCGCAGCGGCCGCGCTGCTCGCGGCGCTGCTCGCCGGCGGCTGCGCCACGGTGACGCGCACGGCCGTGGGCGTGCCCATAGAGGCCGAACGCGTCGAGGCCATACGCCCCGGCGAGACGACAGAGGCCGAGATAATCGGCGCCTTCGGAGAGCCGGCCGGGATATCGAGGGACGGGGACGGCGACAAACTCGTCTTCCGATACGAGCAGAGGGAGGTCCCCTCCTACTTCGGCGGCCTCGTGGTGAACGAAAAGAGGGCGTCGGTGCGGACGACGACCCTGGAGGTGACCATCCGCAACGGGAAGGTCAGCTCCTACCGCCTGACGACGACGGAGAAATGAGGCGCCCGGCCCCCCGCCCGGCCCCCCGCCGCCGCGCACGCCCGTACCTGCGAGAGGTGTCGTGAGCCTGTACGCCTACCTTGCCCTTCTGCCCGCTGCAAGCGTCGTGCTCTGTGCGTCGCTGGGTCTTTTCACCCTCTCGCGCAACCCACGCAATCCCGCCAACATCGGGCTCTTCGGCGGCCTGGCCGCCCTCACCGTCGTCGAGACCGGCGCGGCCTTCATGCTCCTGCACGCGGGCGATGCTACGGGCCTTGTGGCCGGCGCCCGCCTGGCGGCGGCCGGCATGGCGCTCCTGCCGCCGCTGTGGCTCGTCTTCACGCTATCGTTTGCAAGGAGCGAGCCTGCGGCGGTGCTCAGACGGTGGTCTCCCGTCCTGGCCGCCTTCACGCTCCTCTCCCTCGTCTTCATCTACATCATATGCCTCCACGCCCCATCCCCCCTGCGCGCCGTCCAGCCGAGCCTCTTCGCCCCTTCCCGCCACACCGTGACCGTCTCGACCGCGGGACGCTACCTCGCCGTATACGTGATACTCGGCCTCCTGCCGAGCCTTGCACACCTTGAGAACACGCTGCGCTCGTCCACGGGCGGGAAACGATGGTCGGTAAAGTACATAGTCTTCGGCGTCGGCGCGGTCCTGGTCTTCTTCGTCTACCTCGCAAGCCAGATGATGCTGCTCGGCGCAATGGAGCTTGAGCTCATGGCCACGGTCTCTGCGGTCATACTCATCTCGGTCTCCCTGCTCGCCGTGTTCATCATCCGTTACAGGCTCATGGACGTGGACATCTTCATATCGAGGTACGTGGTATACAACTCGCTTGTGCTGCTCATCGTGGGCATATACCTCATCGCCGTGGGCCTCATCGCCCACGGCATCAAGTACTTCGACCTCCCCTTCGACTACTTCGTGACGACGCTCTTCGTCTTCGCGGCCCTTCTCCTGCTCATGGTCCTGCTCTTCAACACGCAGCTTCGCCGCCGCTTCCAGCTCTTCATAAACCGCCACTTCTACAGCCACAAGTACGAGTTCCGCGACAAGTGGATGGAGACCATCGAGCGGCTCGGCTCGTGCACCACCGTGGCCGCCACGGCCGACATACTGGTGGAGATGATATCGGAGACGATGGGCACAAAAAAGGTCTTCCTCTGGCTCCACGAGCCGGGCATGAAGCGCTACAGGCTCATACGGCCGCCGGACGAGAACTCAAGTATAGGTGAAGATCATCCGATAGTAAGGCATCTGAGCTCGCGCAAGAGACCCTTTTTCCTCAAGGAAGCGATGGAACGGGAGAAGAGGGACGAAGAGGCCGCAGACGCGCTGGAGCGGCTCGCCGAGCAGACCGGGGCCGTGCTCTGCGCCCCCCTTGCCGCAGGGGACGAACTGCTGGGCTTCACCCTCCAGCAGCCCGACCTAAGCGGCGAGGAGTACCGCCAGGACGACTTCGACATCCTCGGCGCCTTCACCGCCCAGGCGGCCGTGCAGATAAAGAACGCCATCCTCACCGACGACCTCATGGACATGAAGGCCGTGGAGGGCTTTCACAAGATGAGCTCCTTCATAATGCACGACCTCAAGAACCTCACCAACTCGCTGTCGCTGGTGAGCCAGAACGCAAGACACAACATGGACAACCCCGACTTCCAGCGTGACGCCATAAAGACCGTAGACGGCACGGTGCGGCGCATGAAGGAGCTCATAGGCAGGCTCTCGACCATAAGGAAGGGCCTGGAGCTGCGCCGGGAGCCCACCGACCTCTCGGCCGTCATCGAGGAGGCCGTGGCCAAGACGGTCGTGCCGCCGGAGAAGGAGATAACGCTCACCAGGGAGCTTAGGGAGATGGGGCCTGTCATGGTGGACCCCATGGCCATGGAGATGGTGCTCGTAAACCTCATATCCAACGCCTGCGACGCCATAGCCTGCCGGGGGCGGGTGCACGTGAGCTCGGAGGCAAGCGACGGTTTCGCACGGATCGAGGTGAGCGACGACGGCGAGGGCATGTCGGCGGAATTCATGGAGCACTCTCTCTTCAAGCCCTTCATGAGCACCAAGAGCGGCGGCATCGGCATCGGGCTCTACCAGTGCAAGATAATCGTCGAGGCCCACAAGGGCCGCATCGAGGCGGAGAGCGAAGAGGGCCGCGGCACGACCTTCACCATACGGCTGCCCCTGTGAGCCGCACCACCGCGCAAAGAGCGGAAACGATGGAACAGAAACCCAAGCTTCTCATCGTAGACGACGAAGAGTCCATCAGGACCCAGATGAAGTGGGCCCTCATAGACGACTACGACGTCTACCTGGCGGCCGACGCCGACAAGGCCATGCAGCTCGTGCACGCCAAGAAGCCGCACCTCGTCACCCTCGACCTCGGTCTGCCGCCCACGCCAAGCGACCCACGCGAGGGCCTCGATCTCCTCGCAAAGATACTCCACTTCGAGCCGGGCGCAAAGGTCATGGTCGTCACCGGCGACCCGGACAAGAAGACGGCCCTCGAGGCCGTAGCCCACGGCGCCCACGACTACTTCACAAAGCCCATCGACATAGAAGAGCTCAAGATGAGCCTGCGGCGCGCCCATTACATCTACACCCTCGAAGCCGAGCACAGGGCCATGAGCATTCGGCTCCAGCAACAGGGCTTCTCCGCGATCATAGGCTCCTGCAGGCCCATGCAGAAGATATTCGACGCCGTGCGCAAGGTGGCCACCACCGACGTTCCGGTGCTCGTCACCGGCGAGAGCGGAACGGGCAAGGAGCTCGTCGCCATGGCCATCCACAAGCAGAGCGCGAGGCAGGGCAAGCCCTTCGTACCCATAAACTGCGGCGCCATACCGGAGACGCTCATGGAGAGCGAACTCTTCGGCCACGAAAAGGGGGCCTTCACGGGCGCGCACGTCCAGCGCAAGGGCAAGGTCGAGCAGGCCGACGGCGGCACCCTCTTCCTCGACGAGATAGGCGAGCTTGCGCCGGCCCTGCAGGTGAAGCTCCTGCGCTTTCTCCAGGACCACACCATCGAGCGCGTCGGAGGCCGCAGGACCATAGAGGTGGACGTGCGCATAATAGCGGCGACCAACAAGGACCTTGTGCGACTGATCGAAGAGGGCCTCTTCCGTGAGGACCTCTACTACAGGCTCGCCGTGGTCAACATCGAGCTTCCGCCGCTGCGCGAGCGCGGCGAGGACAAGGTACTGCTGGCCAAGAGTTTCCTCCAGAAGTTCGGCGACAGCCGGGCGGGCCCCCGCCATCTCTCGCGCGAGGCCGTGGAGGCCATCAACGCCCACGACTGGCCCGGCAACGTGCGGGAGCTGGAGAACAGGATGCGCCGGGCCATAACCCTTGCCGAGGGACCGTCCATCACGCCCTCGGACCTCGGCCTCGAGGAGACGGCCGGCACGGCCATGCGGCTCGACCTCAGGAAGGCGCGCGAGGAACTGGAGACGAGGTACGTCAACATGGCCCTCGTAAAACACAACGGCAACATCACAAAGGCGGCCGAGGAGCTGGGGCTTACGAGACCGACGCTCCACAGCATGATGAAGAAGTACGGGATCGTCACGCAGCGCTGACGCGAGGTCCCGGACCGGCGCCGGGGCGGGCTCCCCCTCCCCGCGGGAGCCCGCCCGGCGGCCACACACAAAGGCAACCCGGCAGGGTGCTTCGAGGGAGAAGATGAAGAGATTTCTCGTAACGGGAGGTGCTGGCTTCATAGGTTCCAACCTCTGTGAGATGTTGACGGGCGGAGGCCACCGCGTCCGGGTCCTGGACAACCTCTTCTCGGGCAAGAGGGAGAACCTCGCCGCAGTGGCCGACTCCATCGAGTTCATGGAGGGCGACATACGAGACGAAAGGGCGCTGAAGGAGGCGATGGAAGGGATCGACTACTGCATCCACCTCGCCGCCATAGGGTCGGTGCCCCTCTCGGTGGAAGACCCGGCGACGACCCACGAGGTCAACGCCACCGGCACGCTCAACGTCCTGAGGGCGGCGCTCGCCGCGGGCGTGAGGAAGGTCGTCTACGCCTCCACATGCGCCGTATACGGCGACGACCCGAGGCTTCCGAAGACCGAGGAGATGACGCCCACGCCCAAGACCCCCTACGCGACCACCAAGCTCATGGGCGAGCACTACTGCGCCAACTTCAGCGACCTCTACGGCCTCTCCACCACCTCGTTCCGCTACTTCAACGTCTACGGCCGCCGCCAGGACCCGGCCTCCCACTACGCCGCCGTCATACCGAAGTTCATAACGGCGCTCCTCAAGGGGGAGGCGCCGGTCATCTTCGGCGACGGCGAACAGAGCAGGGACTTCATATACGTGGACGACCTCAATCGCGCCAACATGCTCGCCGCCATGGCCGAAGAAGAAAGCGGCCAGGTGTACAACCTCGGAACCGGCCGCAGCGTCACCGTGAACGAGCTCTTCACCGTAATCCGCAACTGCGCGGGCCGCCTCGATATCGAGCCGGTCTACGGCGAGGAGCGCAAGGGCGACATAAAACACTCCCGCTCCGACATCTCGAAGGTCAGAGGGCGGCTGGGCTTCAATCCCCGCTTCGACATGGAGCGGGGCCTCGCCGAGACGGTGCGCTACTACGAGGAGACGGCCCCGTAGGACGGCCCTTGTTCCCCGCCGCCGCTCTCGTCGCCGCCTTCATCGGGAAGCTTCCCTGCGGGCCATGAGGGGGGAGCGGCCCGACGTATGCTTTCTTTACACCGGGACGATCTCAACAATCCTCATATATTACGGTATGTTACCGCCAAACGCCCCCTCTCGGCATCCTCATCCCCGTCAGCTATTGTTGACACTTTTTCCCCTCCCCAGCGATCTTCAATAAATAGTAATGTAAATTCAACACGTTGAAACTCCGGTACGTTAATTGCATATCTAAAAATGGCAGGACGCAGGGAGTCTCCGCCACTTCGAGCAACGGTAGGGGACTGACCGACGGAACGGACGATACGTGCGAGCGGAGAACTACGGAAAGGAGTTGACATGAACAGCCTCAAACGAATCATAGCGGCAGCGGCCGTCTTCGCCGCCGTCGTACTCACAGCCGGCAAGGCATCGGCCCTCGTGCTGCTGAGCGACGGCTTCGAGACGGAGACGACGTTCTCCTGGCAGCCAGCCTTCATGAACTTCAACAACTGGGACGTGACCAGCGGCACGGTCGACATCATAAGCGAGTGGTCGTATTGGAACTGGTTCCCCGGCTACGGCTACTACGTGGACCTCGACGGCAGCTCTTACAAGGCCGGCACCCTCACGTCGAAGACCAACTTTTCACTGACGCCCGGCGTATATACCCTCTCCTTCGACCTCGCCGGCAGCCAGAGGAAGATTCCCTCTACGGATACAGTGACGGTGAGCCTCGGATCGGTATTCAGCCAGACCTACACCCTCCCGTCGACAGCACCGATGTCCACCTACAGCTACAGCATCACCGTAACCTCGCCCACCACGGGCCACATCTCCTTCAGCCACGCAGGCGGCGACAACGTGGGCATCATACTGGACAACGTGCTCTTCGAGAAGATGGCCGCCAGCGTTCCCGAGCCCTCCACCCTCCTTCTGACCGCTTCCGCGGCGGCGGGATGGCTTTTTGCGAGACGCCGCCACGGCGGCTCGCCGCTCTGAGAAGAGACCGGGCGCAAGCGCAGGCAAAAAGGCCCCGCTCCGGGACGGAGGGGGCCTTTTTCTTTGGGGCCTCGACCTCTTGTCCCCTCCGTGTTAACATAACGGTCATGGCTCCCACCATCGACTCGCTCATAAGCCCGGACGCCGCCGAGCGGCTGCGCCGTGAGATCGCGTCGGTCTCGGGCAACGAGGTCTTCTTCGAGGGCTCGGTCGAGGACGGCGTGGTCACGGCCGTGAGGCCCCTTGCGCGGGGCAACGGCCGGGCCGTGCCCGCCGCGGCCGCCACGGTGCGCCCCGGCTCTGTGGTCATCCACAACCATCCCGGCGGTACGCTCACCCCGTCGGAGGCCGACATCGAGGTGGCGTCGCGGCTCGCCGAACGGGCCGTGGGCTTCTACATCATCGACAACGACGCCTCCCGTGTCTACGTCGTCGTCGAGGCGGCGGCGCAAGGCAGGCCGCGGCCCGTCGAGGCGGCGGAGCTGAAGGCCGTGCTCGGCCCCGGCGGGGCCGTGGCCCGGACCCTCGAGGGCTACGAGCACCGCCCCCAACAACTCTCCATGGCCGCCGCAACGGCAGCCGCCTTCGGCTCGGACGCCGCGGCCCTCATAGAGGCGGCCACAGGCGTGGGCAAGAGCTTCGGCTACCTCGTCCCCTCCATCATCTGGGCAACGGAGAACAAGGAGCAGGTCGTCGTATCGACGAACACCATAAACCTCCAGGAGCAGCTCATAGGCAGGGACCTGCCGCTGCTGGAGTCGGCCATG harbors:
- a CDS encoding PEP-CTERM sorting domain-containing protein, translated to MNSLKRIIAAAAVFAAVVLTAGKASALVLLSDGFETETTFSWQPAFMNFNNWDVTSGTVDIISEWSYWNWFPGYGYYVDLDGSSYKAGTLTSKTNFSLTPGVYTLSFDLAGSQRKIPSTDTVTVSLGSVFSQTYTLPSTAPMSTYSYSITVTSPTTGHISFSHAGGDNVGIILDNVLFEKMAASVPEPSTLLLTASAAAGWLFARRRHGGSPL
- the prsR gene encoding PEP-CTERM-box response regulator transcription factor, whose product is MEQKPKLLIVDDEESIRTQMKWALIDDYDVYLAADADKAMQLVHAKKPHLVTLDLGLPPTPSDPREGLDLLAKILHFEPGAKVMVVTGDPDKKTALEAVAHGAHDYFTKPIDIEELKMSLRRAHYIYTLEAEHRAMSIRLQQQGFSAIIGSCRPMQKIFDAVRKVATTDVPVLVTGESGTGKELVAMAIHKQSARQGKPFVPINCGAIPETLMESELFGHEKGAFTGAHVQRKGKVEQADGGTLFLDEIGELAPALQVKLLRFLQDHTIERVGGRRTIEVDVRIIAATNKDLVRLIEEGLFREDLYYRLAVVNIELPPLRERGEDKVLLAKSFLQKFGDSRAGPRHLSREAVEAINAHDWPGNVRELENRMRRAITLAEGPSITPSDLGLEETAGTAMRLDLRKAREELETRYVNMALVKHNGNITKAAEELGLTRPTLHSMMKKYGIVTQR
- a CDS encoding SDR family oxidoreductase gives rise to the protein MKRFLVTGGAGFIGSNLCEMLTGGGHRVRVLDNLFSGKRENLAAVADSIEFMEGDIRDERALKEAMEGIDYCIHLAAIGSVPLSVEDPATTHEVNATGTLNVLRAALAAGVRKVVYASTCAVYGDDPRLPKTEEMTPTPKTPYATTKLMGEHYCANFSDLYGLSTTSFRYFNVYGRRQDPASHYAAVIPKFITALLKGEAPVIFGDGEQSRDFIYVDDLNRANMLAAMAEEESGQVYNLGTGRSVTVNELFTVIRNCAGRLDIEPVYGEERKGDIKHSRSDISKVRGRLGFNPRFDMERGLAETVRYYEETAP